In the Cucurbita pepo subsp. pepo cultivar mu-cu-16 chromosome LG17, ASM280686v2, whole genome shotgun sequence genome, ATTCTTGCCATTTCCTTCATTTTGACAGGTAACTATGGAGGTAGTGTGGTTTTGGTTCATACCATGGATCCacaggagaaagaagaatggaACCCTAGATTGAAACGGGGTTGAGACAAAAGGTGGAAGTTGAGGATGGGAATGGGAAAGGGGAAGAGGGTGTAAACTTTACACGTGTGATGCGCATGCTTGGAGGATGCTGGAGTTAATGCAGGGAGGGTGAGGCAGGAAATGGCACTGTGCATAATTGCGTACCTTGTTTTGGCATCTGTCTGTGCTTTAACTGACTGAACCCATGTGGTGGTCAGACTATGTGGGCATGGCCCATCCCCCCACCTATTCCCCATTcctttccctctctcttttgCTTTGGTTTTCGTGAAAGCACTTTCTTCCCACACCCTAATcccttcattctcttctctacACTACACCTATGTTAGTTAACATACACTTACTGCTCTATAGTTATACTCTACGTCCATGTTCTTCCTCGAGTGAGCTATGCTCGAATTGattaaagttgttttcttgtttatttgGCTGAGCTATAGTTATTTTCTTGCTGTTTGGGTTGATTATAGTTACTTTCTTATTGTCTTTTTTCGGTTGAGTTATGCTCGGATTAATTATAGTTGTTTTCTTGTTGCCTTTTCAACTGAGCTATGCTTGAGTTGATTATAATTGTTTACTGTCTTTTTGGTGAGTTATGCTTGGATTGATAGCAAAGTCGTTATGAATACACCGGTCATAATTCATGTAGGTTTTGGTAATAAATGGGCTAGTCAATCTTGTGACTACGGAGCTACCATTATGTTTAGGTGACGAATAGATCGAGGAATAGGAGACTTGAAGCATACACTTATTTAGTGAGTCAAAGATACTTGGTTAAAGGAGTCTACGATGACCAAGACGTTTCCTTGCTTAGGTGAGATGAACTTGGTTGTGATGAACTTAGGAAATTGATCTCTTTAGACTTTAAAAATCATATAGTGCCTAGTAAGACTGGTTTCAAGTAGGTTGCTTGACTAGTAAGGCTGGTCGTGCAATAAAACAACTTTCAAGTAGGTTGCTTGACTAGTAAGACTGATCGTGTAATAAAACAACTTTCAAGTAGGTTGCTTGACTAGTAAAATTGGTCGTGCAATAAAACAACTTTCAAGTAGGTTGCTTTGGATGTTGTAGTGACGATATTGTAGGGGAGGTCTTTCGGAAAAATAGCTCGACACATAAATCCATCTCCTAGAGTGAGGGATCAAAGTTCTAACTTTATCCAAACTAAACTCAATAGTAACACTATTTAAAGCATTAATATCAATGTCTCGATAAATGACTATGTGCCCTGTAAGACGGTAATTTTATGAACTCTTTATAGAGAAAATTGTTGTCTTGTTCACCTTTCCTAATCTTATCTCGAAATAAAAGCATTTTGCTTCAACTTTACccatttccttcttttattcttacaatttttttagaataataaattatattagattgttcttcatttcttagtaaaatttataataatatggtGAAACAATTACTTAATAATATGGTATATAGTAATGTTCAAAAtcattattgaaatttataagtaattatttttaaaaacttaattaaataaaacagcCATTTTgccaaaatttaattttcaaagcAGACAGCAAAAGCCAAAATTGCATAACACATCATtgataatttcataattagaaAAGTATTAAatgtatgtttttttgttacaaatttaaaagcaaTTTTAGGAATAATTATAATCAGTATACTCTAtttaaagtatattttatgtaattgaattaatttacaCTTGGAGCAATATTGTATGAAATTACTATTCATTAATCTAATCatcataacttttttattcaacttaaatcattattttaatttacagattaaaataaaatttaaagattcaaacttgtctaataaattcatatattaaatcatttcaatttagCAAATTTAGCAAATTTTGGCATTTAGTAGTATTATGagtattaaattaatatatataagagaaaaaacgtattaaattaaatacataattaatAGCTCTATCTATTTGAATAaggatttctaaaaaattaacttattaattttttaaaaagaaaagaaataaagaaatacctttaaaattcaaaatccttCCAAATTTTCTAACATTTTAGTATAACGACGTgtgaaataaagtattaaaagccaaaacttgtaatttaaataaataaatatatatagaaaattgagggaagaaaaatagtatttaaatttaaatccaAAGCATTTGATTTCGGCGTATTCTAGAATTGTTTCACACGTAACTTTTGGACGCCGGTTTCCGGTAATTATCGCTTACGTGTCATTCTCTTATTCGTTCCTGTAACTTCAGTGTCTTGTCCCTTTGATTTATCTCTTCCGTTCCAAGTTTCAttctctcctcttcttttccacacgccctttctctctctctctctctctttccacCGCCGAGacgccgccaccgccgccgttcgagagttaaaaagaaatgggGACGATCCCCGATCCCGGCGAGTTGACTCACCCGAGTTTTGATGAGTTCCAAAGGCAGACGTCTCTGATGACGAGCTGTACTCTGCTCTGGAAGGAGCTCTCGGATCATTTTACTAATCTGGAACAAGATCTTCTTAAGAAATCGGAGGCACTGAGGCATAAAATTCAAACCCTAGACCATCAGACTAAGGAGTCTCTTGACGAGCTGGATAAGCGCGAGGTTAGTATCCAGGGCAGTGTTCAGATCGCGCTTAGTAAGGTCGAGAAAAGCATGGAGGCGGCGCTTAAAGCGCTTGAGACAGAGGACGATGAGAATGGTGAAGTCGATGATGGCGATGGATTGTTGTTGAAGCTGAAATCCTTCTGTTTGGGAATGGATTCTGGAGGATTTTGGAGGTTTATCACTGGTAAGAAGAAGGAACTGGAAGCATTGAGGGCGAAAATTCATCTGGCTTTAGCTGAATGCATCGATCCACCGAGATTCGTGCTGGAGGCCATCTCCGAGGTGTTTCCACTGGATAAGAGAGTGGAAAAAAGTGATGGAGGGAACGATTTAGGCTGGGCTTGTGTTTTAGTGCTTGAATCGCTGATTCCAGTTGTTGTAGACCCTGTGATAGGGAAGTCAAGGATTTTGGTTACACCTAGCATGAAAGAGCGCGCCAAGGAGATCGCTGAAACTTGGAAGGCGAGCTTGGAAGAGCGAGGTGGAATCGAGAATGTTAGAACACCAGACGTGCACACCTTTTTGCAGCACTTGGTTACTTTTGGGATTGTGAAGAGGGAAGACATTAATTTGTATAGGAAGCTCGTGGTTGGATCGGCCTGGCGTAAGCAGATGCCCAAGCTGGCGGTATCACTTGGCCTTGGTGATATAATGCCTGGTATAATTTCTTTGCATTTCCCTTTAGTTTCATATGGAAAACTGATGATTTTTTATCTTGATCTTATTTTAGAAGCTAGAAATGGGTTATATTCTGTTCTTGCTCTATAAGATCCAACCATGGAACTATATGAGAGAAATGATCTGTAAAAACTCATTAATCCACATTTTTAACGGATCAATGAGAGGTTTTATGCAAATTGCACGGCAAATTATATCTATGAGAAGGATTATGTTGGTAGCATATCAAATTTTCACAACATTCCATGGATTTGACGCTGAGTggttattttgaaattgataGCTAAATGTTTCATTGTTCTTACTAATTGCAGTGTTCTTATTCTTAACCTCGCATcatttgttattattactatatcaTGGAAGACATTACTGTAATGGGAGAGCTGCTATCTATGTGTAGATATGATTGAAGAACTAATCAGCCGGGGGCAGCAGCTTGATGCCGTGCATTTTACATATGAGGTTGATCTTTTGGATAAGTTCCCTCCTGTTCCACTGCTGAAAGCTTATCTGAAGGATGCAAAGAAAGCTGCAGCTGCCATTTCTGAGGACCCAAATAATGCTGGCAGAGCAATGGTAGAGTTTATCTTATTTCTTTACTTCACTATTACTTCTTGAAATCAGTTTTCGCGTTCGTGTTTATATCTTTCATGTGATGATGAGTGAGGGATCACCAATGGGCTGTTCATTGGATATCTCATCTGTTTGAAGATATTTGAAAGTATGTTATAGGCTATGCTATTTGTGTTTAATTGGTAAAAGGAATTGTCCTCATTTCCAGGTTCTCTGTAGTATTCGATCTCAATGGATTCTATTCAACCTATCAGAGGCGGTTGTAATTGATATacgttctttttgtttgttgtagCACCTTGCTGCACGAAAAGAGCAGTCAGCACTTCGAGCTGTCATCAAGTGCATTGAAGAATACAAGCTTCAGGCTGAATTCCCTCCAGAAAACCTTAAGAAACGCCTTGAACAGCTTGAAAAGGTCAAGGTTGAGAAGAGAAAGCCTGCTGCAGTCCCTGCCAACAAGAGAACACGAGCAAACAATGGCGGTCCTATGCCTCCTGCCAAGGCTGGTCGTTTGACGAATGCGTACGTATCTTCGTACCCTGCAGCTCCCGCATTCGTTAGGTCCCCCTCGCACTCTCAATACCCTGCTGGTGTCCCACCTTACCATTCCCCACCCTCAATGTATGGTAGCAGAAGCTCACCCACAAATCCTTACACTTACTCGCCTGAATCTGCTCCACATGCTGGATACACTTACTCACCGGAAGCTGCTCCACATGCTGGATCCTTTCCCACGCCTCCAATGTCCTATCCTGTATATGGTGGTTACGGCAAGCCAATGGCCCCAGCATATCAACCAGCTTACTACCGATAAACATGACTGATCTCTGATGATGGTAACTGCTGATTTGATGACTCCGATCTTGTTATTTACTTTCATAATGGTTTGTCTGTAATACCTAACCATTAAACAGTAGCGATGTATGCGTGTTAATTGTGACTTTTCGTGCTGAGAAGCCAAACTCTAATGTTGATCAAACTTTAGCTGTAGGTTGATGGTGTAAAGTTATTAGGATGACCATgacaaaaacattattaagTAGATCCTAATGTCATTTGGTCTTTAGTTGTAGAAAGGCTTGTCCTATTGCTTATATTAATCTCTTAGTCTCTTACTCGATCATGCCTATCATCCATCCGTATTTGAGGGTTATTTACTTTCatccaaattcaaatattaccTCAATGTACAGAGTATGTATCGCCCAAGTGGCGTTTGATAATTCGTCGTCATCAAGATGGGTATTCGGGTTTAGAAGCCCGTCTCTGATTTGTTGTCTGTGGCTATGAAGCAGGCAGGGCATGATCAGTCAATCTGATGCTTGTTCGTGTGTCTTTTGAATTCTACCTGTTGCAATCTCACTCCTGAGCTATTGCAAATTGTTTATCAGATCATCGCTTAGCCGCCACTTGGTGGTGAAGAAACAGGAGAAGTTTTACAAAAAtggtttgaaatttggattttctttgtttagcCTCAACTTTCTCATCAGGTGCCTAAGTTCGTTTACTCATTTGATGCATTTTCGTCAACGAATTCCATCCTTATTCTGAAGGTGACATGTTCATATGTTCATATGTCTAAATATTCTATCTTTAGTAAATagtaatttcaaatcaaattcgtATATCATAGATTCCACCTAGAAATAATTGAGTTCCACACATTATACCAACTTGAATCTATAGTGGGCCAACCCGAATCGTCCTTGCCAATCTTCATTAAACTtcgaaatataaaatatggtTTGACAAAACGGGGCCTCTTCAAAACATCTCAAGTGCATATATTTTGgcaatattcaaattataatgAATGCGTAGGTAAAATCTATCTTAACAAATAAGCAAGTCGTGTAAGATTCGGACTTTCCAGACAAAATTGGCATGAGCTAAGAAATACGTTAACAAAATAGGCTATAGGCTAAAAACAGGATAGACATATAACCCaagtaggaagaattgactATAAATCACATCTCTATATTACATTTTGGATTTTGGAGCATTTTAACCCTACGGGacgtagacatgattttggtaacTGATCTTACACCCAAtaatgacacaacaaaagtaGTAAAAACCCATTtaacataaaagaaataaaaataatttaagataaaCATGCGACCATAGACAATACGTTCTAGACAAACATGACTGTAACTCTAAATCCTAAACGCTTTAGACAAACATGACTgtaaccctaaaccctaaaccctaaaccctaaacgcTAAACGCTTTAGACAAATATGATCGTGGCACGGTACACAATTCAAGAGTTTCATTTATTGAGCCAACATCGGACCTTAGTTTTCTGCAAAGTTGGATCACTACAAGACCGCAAACCAAAGAACACATGCATTGCTGCTACTCTCACGCTCATTGATGGCGCATATTCTCATTCATCCTAGCGGCTTCTGCCATGGACTCCGCCACCCCACCAGGATGAGCTGCTACTCTCGCCTTGTTCCTCAGCTCTGCACTCATTACCCCTTCTGCGTCCTGCTTTGTCACCACTTTATCTGCTGGCACCCTCATTGCGGCGTCCTGTAAACCAAAACTTCATATAATTTGCGACCCTTTTGTACCtgaatttaaattcaaatattgtttcctctgtttttgttgGTTCAAACATACTATTAGGATGTCCTTCAGTTTAATCTTATCTTCATCCTTGCTACCTCCGGCATTGAAAGCAGCTGCCGACTGAGCACTCGCTGCGAGTCCGCCCGGTATCACGACGTTGCTCCCTGTTGCCCTCACCTCTGCTGCTTGAATAGCAGCAGCATCGCTCTCATCAACCGGTTTATCGCCTGCAGTGTGAGCAGTCGCTTCTAGAGCCTGTCCTATGGTGATTGCATTCTGCTCAACAATGGCAGCTCCGATGAACGGCGTAGGCTCCACAAACTGCCCAACGACCTGCACTCGAAAGGTGAAAAACATGTTgagagggagtcccacgtaagctaatttagagaatgatcgtgggtttgggtttataagtaagaaatacaacTCCGTTGGTACGAGACCATTTGGAAagcaaaaaataaagttatgagagattatgcttaaagtgaacaatatcataccattgtggagagtcgtgattcctaacatgggtATTAGAGTAATGCCTttaacttagtcatatcaACAGAAggtcgaacaaaaaagttgtgagtctcgaaagTGTAGTTAAAAGTAactcaagtatcgaacaaaggttGTTTGAGGGGTGAAGGCTCCAGAGgagaagtcgagcctcgattaaggggagactgtttGAGGGCTTCATAGACCTCAAAGGAGGttttatagtgtactttgtttgaggggagggctccagagaagaagtcgagcttcgattaagaggaggttgcttgagggctccatagacctCATAAGAGGctttatagtgtactttgttcgaggggagggcTCCTAAGAAGAAGTCGAACCTCGATAAAGGGGAGGCTGTTTTAAGGCTCCACAGTCTTCAGAGGAAGCTTtatagtgtattttgttcgaggggagggcTCCTGAGAAGAAGTCGAACCTCGATaaaggggaggctgtttgaaGGCTTCACAGACCTCAGAGGAGGCTTtatagtgtattttgttcCAGGGGAGGGCTCCTgagaagaagtcgagcctcgataaaggggaggctgtttgagggctccacaGACCTCAAAGGAGGCTTtatagtgtattttgttcCAGGGGAGGGCTCCTgagaagaagtcgagcctcgattgaGGGGAgactgtttgagggctccatagacctCAGAGGAGGctttatagtgtactttgttcgaggggagggctccaaagaagaagtcgagcctcgattaaggggaggttgtttgagggctccatagacctCAGAGGAGGctttatagtgtactttgttcgagagagctccagagaagaagtcaagcctcgattaaggggaggttgtttgagggctccatagacctTAGAGGAGGttttatagtgtactttgttcgaggggagggcTCCAGAAAAGAAGTCAAGCCTCGAtaaaggggaggttgttcgagggctccataaaccataggggaggctctatagtatttttttttttaggagaGGGCTTCAGAGATGAAGTCGAGTGTCGATTAAGTGGAGGCGGTTTGAGGGCTTCATAGACGTTAGAGGAGACTCtatagtatactttgttctAAGGGAGGGGTCCAGAGATGAAGTCAAGCCTCGTTTAAGGGAAGACTATTCGAAGGCACCACAGAGCTCGGAGGAAGCTCTATAATATACTTTGTAggaggagaggattgttgaaaGGGAGTCTCACATTCACTAATTTAATTCGGATTCCTAACAAAACAGAGTATCTCCCCAATTCAATTGACCTAAAATCAATGGTTTCAGAATTAAAATGGGGACCTGTCCGGCGACTTTTTCGGTGATGACTCGAATTCCGGGGACGTCGGTCTCCTTGACGGCGACTCCTTGGTCTCTAGCAGCATCAGTGACATCGTCATGGCCAACGAAGCCAGAGCGCTCATTACGTGAGGCGGCAGACTGCATCATTGCGGCGGGCCCGCCCTTCTGGGTTTCACCGAACACCATGGTTTCGGCGGTTTGCATCATGTCAGCATCCACCGGCGGTATAGCCTTGGAGGCGAGATCTCCAGAGACGTTGAAAATGTCGCCATACTTGATGGGTTGTTTCTGTTGGTGGCGGCGCGGCTGCTCTTGGCTCATTTGCTTTCACAAAGTAAAGGATCCTGAAACAAtcgaaggaggaggagagggATTTAAACGGTCGTTGCCGGACGTTTGGAAGAAACTGTAAATGACACGTCACCAGACACGTGTTGAATTCTGTAACTCTATGGTACAGGTTTCATTGGCAAAGACGGTCGATATTTAATTAGGTCcggttggttggagaggagaaataAACCTTGTAgatctctctctaacagactaGTTTTATCTTTGCAAAGGTAttaaaacctctctctaaccgtCGTATTGGTGATACGTAAGGGATGAAAACAAACAATGCCTCTTAGCAGTTCGTTTGCCCTATTACAAAATTGTGATATCGACGAtatggataatatctactagcggttggtttgggctattacaaaaatTGTGTGatcgacgatacgtaacgagctaaagcggacaatatctgctagcggttagtttgggttgttacaaaagTTGTGAAACTCAATGTTggttgaagagaagaacgaaaaatTTCTtgtaagaatgtggaaacttGGAATTCATTTCTAAccgacgtgttttaaaatcgtgagactgacggcgatacataacgaaataaagtggacaatatctattagcgtttacaaaaattgtgaaatcctCTCCCTAATCGacctattttaaaatcgtgagactagAGAGCTATATGTAACTGATCAAAGctgacaatatgtgctagcaaTTCGTTCGTGTTTGTTacaaaaattgtgagatctcatgttggagaatggaacaaaacattcggTATTGAGAGTGTGAAAACCCGAAAACCTCTCTATAACAAAGTGTGCCGAACGATTCAACCAATgagaaatttcattaaattcctttcaatatatgaaaaatcGACTAAACAATCCCCTTTCTTATCCCCCACGCACCTTTTCCGGCGTCTTCCGTCTTCGGAACCGTCACGATCAGTTTTCCGCCGGCGAACGCGGCGGTTACAAGCTCCGGCAGAGCCGTCTCCGGCAGTCGAAATCTCCACGTGTCGATTTCCAGTTCATCTAACTTCAACTCCAGAGCCCCAATTTGTGTAATCACAACCTTGAGGACTCCGGGATGGATATGAACCGTGTGCGCCCTAAACTCGCGGCGGAGTCCATCAGTTTCCGCTACGAATCGGAAGCGATCAGAGGTTTCGGAAATGGAAATATCGGCGTCGGACTTAAAAAAGGGAAGCTCCAAAACCCGGCTGAAAAGATGGGGCAACCGCCGCAGTTTGTTAGGGTTTAAACCCGGAAGCGATTGAGGAGGAGAGATATTCCGGCTGTTCGACATTGGATGAACTTGGAAGAAACAAAGTGATTGTCTgttaaagaaaggaaggaagaTGGATTCCAAAAAGGAATCAAAATGTTGATCATAGAGTTGGTGTTCAAGGAAAGGGAAGAATCATCAACCAATTGGTATTGGAATCGGAATTAATGGGTAAAGTGTTTGCTACCTCCCGAAAATCCCATTTTTCATCGATGCACTCGCAAATTTGTTGTCGACGTAGAGAGTTACCGACTTTAATTCACTTCCCGTCATTTcgctcaacaaatttctcaaCCACAACCCTTTGCACAATGCCACAATTGCTACCATGAACTTGATCTCACGAGAAAAATACTGTCACTGCTTCTAAGATTGCCAAGATATTAAATTTACATGCCGTGCTTTTTTCATTATCAATGTCTCGGTTAAATCATTATTGGTAAAATCGacaatttattattagatGTAATCCTCGCTATTAGttgaagttttattattattttaaataataataattttgatagaaacttatttccaaaatttatataagtgtaaataaaaactaatcgatagacatcaatcatacaatatgcttaaATGAAGacgtgaagaaaatattgttgaaatttcaAAGGATATTTCAATTCGTGTCGCATGGAAGAGAATGAAGTTTAATGTTATAaatttgggtggattacaatttcgaataatttagagttattgtatttcattgatatattttaagattttttatttactttgtgttacaattacataatcgTTAATTATGGCCAAATATAAATGTTACAACTATTGAATGTCtttcataatttcataattatgaaGCTgttaaagccatgtatgttatatttatcagtaaacttgaaaaatatagtaaaagaagcatatgTACTTTTCTTTACttaatgactaagtttctttgcaattctatgtagtttaagttgcatgtagaatcattcaacctcaacatgatcaatcttacttgtggagtgattcgaatctcaagcaAGTATTTttaccttgagatatttgatcaacaagaatcattcaagctagacgtgatcgatcttacttatcgagtgattcgaatctcaaacaatgttcttgtattgagatattcgatcaacaaggtaatctgaatcttactccccttgtagtggaggtatgaattattttaatatttattaaaaatataaaaaatgaaattttgagacaaatagttatcaaaataataatttaaacttatttgaAGTTTGGTGATGTATCAATGGGCCTACTAAGTGGTGTTAAAGAGCCCAACATGGTTGGCCCAAAACGTTTGGTAATGTATTAATGGGCCTACTATAAAGGCTGTGGTATTAAACAGCCCAACATGGTTGGCCCATTTTAACCTTTTGACAGACAGAAAACACCCCACCCGAAATTATAGCCAAAATTCACACACAAATTGggtcataaattaaaaaatattcccattttaacttatttattaatatatttaatatgtcactatttaaaataaaaaaatcattaactATGTGAAatccaataaatttaataaaagaaaaaaattattaattaggattttagttattttaattaaagatattatatgataaaatGTCGTTGTTATATAGGGCAAGGTGACCTAAAAATGTGTCCTATCCACAAAAAATGAcatattaaatcataaatgagATTTAGCGTTGGTGCTACtttattgtatatatatatttgtataaaaactttataaataatttaattacattatatttttttaatacattaattaattttaattacacTAATCTTACATCTTAATCAACCCAACTGagataattaatatcatttgaCTTCAATTGAAGCACACTCAAACTTCCTTAAATCCCACTTAATCCAACAACATTATtacccaaataataataataataataataataataataataattctttaGTGTTACCTCCACGacctaaatttaatttaatcattaaaatttatttaaatatatttttagtaaaaatttaaattattcaataaaatcGTCACATATCCTGAAACAGATGTGCTGCACTAACCAGCTCGTAACCTTCTTTTCCCTACCCCTCTTCTGGTTATGCTATTACCAATCGCGAGTAACCCTATGAGCAGCACTAACCAGCTCGTAACCTTCTTTTCCCTACCCCTCTTCTGGTTATGCTATTACCAATCGCGAGTAACCCTATGAGCAGCTATTCATCATAAGACCGATCCTAAAGATGGACTCTGGTAGGGATACTTTTTTTCGCTGAATACATGAGAGAGAGTGTAGGGGTCTCTTCTCATTGGGCCCGCTTGGATATTTGAGCTGGGTCAAGCCCGTTCGTAAAGAAACTGTTTTG is a window encoding:
- the LOC111778637 gene encoding FRIGIDA-like protein 4a, which gives rise to MGTIPDPGELTHPSFDEFQRQTSLMTSCTLLWKELSDHFTNLEQDLLKKSEALRHKIQTLDHQTKESLDELDKREVSIQGSVQIALSKVEKSMEAALKALETEDDENGEVDDGDGLLLKLKSFCLGMDSGGFWRFITGKKKELEALRAKIHLALAECIDPPRFVLEAISEVFPLDKRVEKSDGGNDLGWACVLVLESLIPVVVDPVIGKSRILVTPSMKERAKEIAETWKASLEERGGIENVRTPDVHTFLQHLVTFGIVKREDINLYRKLVVGSAWRKQMPKLAVSLGLGDIMPDMIEELISRGQQLDAVHFTYEVDLLDKFPPVPLLKAYLKDAKKAAAAISEDPNNAGRAMHLAARKEQSALRAVIKCIEEYKLQAEFPPENLKKRLEQLEKVKVEKRKPAAVPANKRTRANNGGPMPPAKAGRLTNAYVSSYPAAPAFVRSPSHSQYPAGVPPYHSPPSMYGSRSSPTNPYTYSPESAPHAGYTYSPEAAPHAGSFPTPPMSYPVYGGYGKPMAPAYQPAYYR
- the LOC111778975 gene encoding 17.4 kDa class I heat shock protein-like; this translates as MSNSRNISPPQSLPGLNPNKLRRLPHLFSRVLELPFFKSDADISISETSDRFRFVAETDGLRREFRAHTVHIHPGVLKVVITQIGALELKLDELEIDTWRFRLPETALPELVTAAFAGGKLIVTVPKTEDAGKGAWGIRKGIV
- the LOC111778973 gene encoding late embryogenesis abundant protein D-34-like, producing MSQEQPRRHQQKQPIKYGDIFNVSGDLASKAIPPVDADMMQTAETMVFGETQKGGPAAMMQSAASRNERSGFVGHDDVTDAARDQGVAVKETDVPGIRVITEKVAGQVVGQFVEPTPFIGAAIVEQNAITIGQALEATAHTAGDKPVDESDAAAIQAAEVRATGSNVVIPGGLAASAQSAAAFNAGGSKDEDKIKLKDILIDAAMRVPADKVVTKQDAEGVMSAELRNKARVAAHPGGVAESMAEAARMNENMRHQ